In the Streptomyces fradiae ATCC 10745 = DSM 40063 genome, one interval contains:
- a CDS encoding amino acid permease produces MARLRMGQGGQGAARGAGQGVLRKKPIEAIEEPEGGPGERLARTLGLWQLTAIGVGGIIGAGIFTLAGTVANGTAGPAVLVSFLIAGVASAAAAFSYAEFAGLIPKAGSAYTYGYAVLGELVGWFIGWDLLLEYTAIVAVVAIGISGYFNFLLTETGLSLPAWMLGAPGTGEGHRVDLFAALLCLFIAYLLTLGIRNAARFETAVVVFKVLVVLLVIVVGFFHVKSENYTPFFPYGLGGAFTGAATVFFAVFGYDAMSTAAEESKDAQRHMPKAIVYSLAIAMVLYVLACLALTGMQKYTEIDPESGFSTAFKSVGLGVVADIVAVGAIVGILTVMFTFMLGVTRVWFSMSRDGLLPRWFAKTHPTRHVPTRVTWIAGGVSAVIAGFMPIGEAAELTNIGILLAFAVVCSAVIVLRYRRPDLPRSFRAPFMPFTPAIGVAASLWLITYLRVETWLRFAVWFLIGLVVYFGYSYRRSALASHDRPPAGS; encoded by the coding sequence ATGGCCAGGCTCCGGATGGGACAGGGTGGACAGGGCGCGGCACGGGGCGCCGGACAGGGCGTGCTGCGCAAGAAGCCGATCGAGGCGATCGAGGAGCCGGAGGGCGGCCCCGGCGAGCGGCTCGCCCGCACGCTCGGCCTGTGGCAGCTCACCGCGATCGGCGTCGGCGGCATCATCGGCGCGGGGATCTTCACCCTCGCGGGCACGGTCGCCAACGGTACGGCCGGGCCCGCCGTGCTGGTGTCGTTCCTCATCGCGGGGGTCGCCAGCGCCGCCGCCGCCTTCTCGTACGCCGAGTTCGCCGGGCTCATCCCGAAGGCCGGGTCGGCCTACACCTACGGGTACGCGGTCCTGGGCGAGTTGGTGGGCTGGTTCATCGGCTGGGACCTGCTGCTGGAGTACACGGCGATCGTCGCGGTCGTCGCCATCGGCATCTCCGGCTACTTCAACTTCCTCCTGACCGAGACCGGCCTGTCCCTGCCCGCGTGGATGCTGGGCGCCCCCGGCACGGGCGAGGGCCACCGCGTGGACCTCTTCGCGGCGCTGCTCTGCCTCTTCATCGCGTACCTGCTCACCCTCGGGATCCGCAACGCCGCCCGCTTCGAGACCGCGGTCGTGGTGTTCAAGGTCCTCGTGGTGCTGCTGGTGATCGTGGTCGGCTTCTTCCACGTCAAGAGCGAGAACTACACCCCGTTCTTCCCGTACGGCCTCGGCGGCGCCTTCACCGGCGCGGCGACGGTCTTCTTCGCCGTCTTCGGGTACGACGCGATGAGCACCGCCGCCGAGGAGTCCAAGGACGCGCAGCGGCACATGCCCAAGGCGATCGTCTACTCGCTCGCCATCGCCATGGTGCTGTACGTGCTGGCCTGCCTGGCGCTGACGGGCATGCAGAAGTACACCGAGATCGACCCGGAGAGCGGCTTCTCGACGGCCTTCAAGTCGGTGGGGCTCGGCGTGGTCGCGGACATCGTGGCCGTCGGCGCGATCGTCGGGATCCTCACGGTCATGTTCACGTTCATGCTGGGAGTCACCCGTGTGTGGTTCAGCATGAGCCGCGACGGGCTGCTGCCGCGCTGGTTCGCCAAGACCCACCCGACCCGGCACGTCCCGACCCGGGTCACGTGGATCGCCGGCGGCGTGTCGGCGGTCATCGCGGGGTTCATGCCGATCGGGGAGGCGGCGGAGCTGACCAACATCGGCATCCTGCTCGCCTTCGCGGTCGTCTGCTCGGCCGTCATCGTGCTGCGCTACCGCCGCCCCGACCTGCCGCGCTCCTTCCGCGCCCCGTTCATGCCGTTCACCCCGGCGATCGGCGTCGCGGCCTCGCTCTGGCTCATCACCTACCTGCGGGTGGAGACGTGGCTGCGGTTCGCGGTGTGGTTCCTGATCGGCCTCGTCGTCTACTTCGGCTACTCGTACCGCAGGTCGGCCCTCGCCTCGCACGACCGGCCCCCGGCCGGAAGCTGA
- a CDS encoding DedA family protein has translation MYIASSPAPQTPADGVTGWAVGLVEDFGGPGAGLAIALENLFPPLPSEVILPLTGVAAGQGALSLASALSWTTLGSVVGAVALYWLGRVFGRERMHALWGRLPLVKASDLERTEAWFLRHGTKAVLLGRMVPVFRSLISVPAGVERMSPTVFVALTSVGSLAWNSVLVLAGYWLGDQWDTVQTYVGFVSKAVVVAAAVALAAYITVRVRSRGTAGRHRRTR, from the coding sequence ATGTACATCGCGTCCTCACCGGCACCGCAGACCCCGGCGGACGGGGTCACCGGGTGGGCGGTGGGTCTCGTGGAGGATTTCGGCGGCCCGGGCGCCGGGCTGGCCATCGCGCTGGAGAACCTCTTCCCGCCGCTGCCGAGCGAGGTGATCCTGCCCCTCACCGGGGTCGCCGCCGGGCAGGGGGCGCTCTCGCTGGCCTCGGCACTGTCCTGGACGACGCTGGGCTCCGTCGTCGGCGCGGTGGCCCTCTACTGGCTCGGCCGCGTCTTCGGGCGGGAGCGGATGCACGCCCTGTGGGGGAGGCTGCCGCTGGTGAAGGCGTCCGACCTGGAGCGGACGGAGGCGTGGTTCCTGCGCCACGGCACCAAGGCGGTGCTCCTCGGCCGCATGGTGCCGGTGTTCCGCAGCCTCATCTCCGTCCCCGCGGGGGTGGAGCGCATGTCGCCGACCGTCTTCGTCGCGCTGACCTCGGTCGGCAGCCTGGCGTGGAACTCCGTCCTGGTGCTGGCCGGCTACTGGCTGGGCGACCAGTGGGACACCGTGCAGACGTACGTCGGGTTCGTCTCCAAGGCCGTGGTGGTGGCCGCCGCCGTCGCGCTCGCCGCGTACATCACCGTACGGGTCCGCTCCCGCGGCACCGCGGGCCGCCACCGCCGCACGCGCTGA
- a CDS encoding universal stress protein gives MTGTITAGVDGTAPALAAVDWAADEAERRGARLRLVHAWTWRPVDVTHGVDRRVEEDWVRRTLAEAEARVRASHPGLDVTAEVLDGDPVPSLVAETGRSGTLVLGSRGHGTLTGYLLGSVSLHVLRQAEGPVVMVRAGDRPEALPAPAEVVAGVQEPGAGSDAVLDFAFSAAAARGVPLRAVHVWNLPASVGWSPASLYAADQSSALEEVSKGVLTDILKPWRDAYPQVEVVEHCEFGSASEILLSLGGSAHLLAVGRRGRGEGVRRLGSVTHAVLHHATAPVAVVPHD, from the coding sequence ATGACGGGCACCATCACCGCGGGCGTGGACGGGACGGCCCCCGCACTCGCGGCAGTGGACTGGGCGGCGGACGAGGCGGAGCGCCGGGGAGCGCGTCTGAGGCTCGTGCACGCCTGGACCTGGCGCCCCGTGGACGTGACGCACGGCGTGGACCGCCGGGTCGAGGAGGACTGGGTACGGCGGACGCTGGCCGAGGCGGAGGCACGCGTCCGGGCGTCGCACCCCGGTCTGGACGTCACCGCGGAGGTGCTGGACGGCGACCCGGTGCCCTCGCTCGTCGCCGAGACCGGGCGCTCCGGCACGCTGGTACTGGGCTCGCGCGGGCACGGCACGCTCACCGGCTACCTGCTCGGCTCCGTCTCGCTGCACGTGCTCCGCCAGGCGGAGGGGCCCGTCGTCATGGTGCGGGCGGGCGACCGGCCCGAGGCGCTGCCGGCCCCCGCCGAGGTGGTGGCCGGTGTCCAGGAGCCCGGAGCGGGCAGCGACGCCGTGCTGGACTTCGCCTTCTCCGCCGCCGCCGCGCGCGGGGTGCCCCTGCGCGCCGTCCACGTCTGGAACCTCCCCGCCTCCGTGGGCTGGAGTCCCGCCTCCCTCTACGCGGCCGACCAGTCGAGTGCGCTGGAGGAGGTCAGCAAGGGCGTCCTGACCGACATCCTGAAGCCGTGGCGCGACGCCTATCCGCAGGTGGAGGTCGTCGAGCACTGCGAGTTCGGCTCCGCCTCCGAGATCCTGCTGTCCCTCGGCGGCAGTGCGCACCTCCTGGCCGTCGGACGCCGCGGCCGGGGCGAGGGCGTGCGGCGCCTCGGCTCGGTCACCCACGCCGTCCTGCACCACGCCACCGCCCCCGTGGCCGTGGTCCCCCACGACTGA
- the narI gene encoding respiratory nitrate reductase subunit gamma has product MSAASSPLAATSGADLLLWVAVPYVCLAVFAVGHVWRYRQDQFGWTSRTTQLLEHRWLRWGSPLFHLGAFLVIAGHVVGLAVPDSWTAAVGIGEHAYHTAAVWAGSVAGVAMVTGLGMLCARRLLTRRVRLGTDRSDKLLFPLLSATVLLGIAATLAHNVLGAGYDYRSTVSVWFRGLFLLRPHPEAIAGAPLLFRLHALTAFLLFAAWPFTRLVHVWSAPVGYLVRPYLVYRRRAAPPATRTSPASPRR; this is encoded by the coding sequence ATGAGCGCCGCCTCCTCCCCGCTCGCCGCGACGAGCGGCGCCGACCTGCTGCTGTGGGTCGCCGTCCCGTACGTCTGCCTGGCCGTGTTCGCGGTCGGGCACGTCTGGCGGTACCGGCAGGACCAGTTCGGCTGGACCTCCCGCACGACCCAGCTCCTCGAACACCGCTGGCTGCGCTGGGGCAGCCCGCTGTTCCACCTCGGCGCCTTCCTGGTGATAGCGGGGCACGTCGTGGGGCTCGCCGTCCCGGACTCGTGGACAGCGGCCGTCGGCATCGGCGAGCACGCGTACCACACCGCCGCGGTGTGGGCGGGCTCGGTGGCGGGGGTCGCGATGGTCACCGGGCTCGGCATGCTGTGCGCCCGGCGGCTGCTGACCCGCCGCGTCCGCCTGGGGACCGACCGCAGCGACAAGCTGCTCTTCCCGCTGCTGTCGGCGACCGTCCTGCTGGGCATCGCCGCGACCCTCGCCCACAACGTCCTCGGCGCCGGGTACGACTACCGGTCGACCGTCTCCGTCTGGTTCCGCGGCCTGTTCCTCCTGCGGCCCCACCCCGAGGCCATCGCCGGGGCCCCGCTGCTGTTCCGGCTGCACGCCCTGACGGCCTTCCTGCTCTTCGCGGCGTGGCCGTTCACCCGGCTCGTGCACGTGTGGAGCGCGCCCGTCGGCTACCTGGTCCGGCCGTACCTGGTCTACCGCCGCCGCGCCGCCCCGCCCGCCACCCGCACCTCGCCCGCGTCACCGCGCCGGTGA
- the narJ gene encoding nitrate reductase molybdenum cofactor assembly chaperone yields MSPLPATVPALVRSRVRAAVRRPARLTVEELRDRALLLRLCSLLLQYPDAELAAARPALGAAVAGLPPSPAAAHLADFTAWFTGREAQALERHYVETFDLRRRSSLYLTYYLHGDTRRRGMALLALARSYRAAGWDTTGGELPDHLPVVLEFAALGGPRAGEAPLRRHRRGLELIHRALTDDGSPYRHVTAALLTLLPPPTEADLRAVAELAAQGPPGEDVGLDPYGGAGAGGSAAPDAWAPPGACAPPGAFVPPGAFAPPGALVPPERARPTLAPPPLPSTPPTAPAPPLSPPRPAPSRPEGSR; encoded by the coding sequence GTGAGCCCGCTGCCCGCGACCGTTCCCGCCCTCGTCCGCTCCCGCGTGCGGGCCGCCGTGCGCCGCCCCGCCCGGCTCACCGTGGAGGAGCTGCGGGACCGGGCGCTCCTGCTGCGGTTGTGCTCGCTGCTGCTCCAGTACCCGGACGCCGAGCTCGCCGCCGCCCGGCCGGCCCTCGGCGCCGCGGTCGCCGGGCTGCCGCCCTCCCCCGCCGCCGCGCACCTGGCCGACTTCACCGCCTGGTTCACCGGTCGGGAGGCCCAGGCGCTGGAGCGGCACTACGTCGAGACGTTCGACCTGCGCCGCAGGAGCAGCCTGTACCTCACCTACTACCTGCACGGCGACACCCGCCGCCGGGGCATGGCCCTGCTCGCCCTGGCGCGCAGCTACCGGGCGGCGGGCTGGGACACCACCGGCGGCGAACTCCCCGACCACCTGCCGGTCGTGCTGGAGTTCGCCGCGCTCGGCGGGCCCCGGGCGGGCGAGGCGCCGCTGCGCCGGCACCGGCGCGGACTGGAGCTGATCCACCGGGCCCTGACCGACGACGGATCGCCCTACCGGCATGTGACGGCCGCCCTGCTGACGCTCCTGCCGCCGCCCACGGAGGCGGACCTGCGGGCCGTCGCGGAGCTGGCGGCGCAGGGGCCGCCCGGCGAGGACGTCGGGCTCGACCCGTACGGCGGGGCGGGCGCGGGCGGTTCCGCAGCGCCGGACGCCTGGGCTCCGCCCGGCGCCTGCGCGCCACCGGGGGCCTTCGTCCCGCCGGGCGCCTTCGCGCCGCCGGGGGCCCTCGTCCCGCCCGAGCGGGCGCGCCCCACCCTCGCCCCGCCCCCGCTCCCGTCCACGCCCCCGACCGCGCCCGCGCCGCCGCTGTCCCCTCCCCGCCCCGCCCCCTCGCGCCCGGAAGGCTCCCGATGA
- the narH gene encoding nitrate reductase subunit beta produces the protein MRVMAQVAMVMNLDKCIGCHTCSVTCKQTWTNRGGVEYAWFNNVETKPGVGYPRRYEDQERWKGGWALDRRGRLVLRSGGRFARLLSLFSNPDLPSLEDYYEPVTYDYDNLLSAPAGQDMPVARPRSVLTGEPTAITWGANWEDGLGGAPEHAGADPNLSGEWAEKVRFEFEQTFLFHLPRLCEHCLNPACVSACPSGAMYKRVEDGIVLVDQDRCRGWRMCVTACPYKKVYVNHATGKAEKCTFCFPRVEAGQPTVCSETCVGRLRYLGLLLYDADRVGEAAATPDERDLLDAQRGVFLDPEDPGVRAAARESGVPEDWLEAARRSPVYDLAVRYGVALPLHPEYRTLPMVWYVPPLSPVLDAVGAAGGDQDDPDHVFAAVTRLRIPLEYLAELFAAGDTDVVGGVLMKLTALRSYMRERSLGGDGDETALRAVGLTAGEARDLHRLLAVAKYADRYVVPAAHKEDAAALDAVENRCPVGSPPSPAGPRGVALGMPTVRRRAPETPAGGRP, from the coding sequence ATGCGCGTCATGGCACAGGTCGCGATGGTGATGAACCTGGACAAGTGCATCGGCTGCCACACCTGCTCGGTCACCTGCAAGCAGACGTGGACCAACCGCGGCGGCGTCGAGTACGCCTGGTTCAACAACGTCGAGACGAAGCCCGGCGTCGGCTACCCCCGCCGCTACGAGGACCAGGAGCGGTGGAAGGGCGGCTGGGCGCTCGACCGGCGCGGACGGCTCGTCCTGCGCTCCGGCGGCCGGTTCGCACGGCTGCTGTCGCTCTTCTCCAACCCCGACCTGCCGTCCCTCGAGGACTACTACGAGCCGGTCACCTACGACTACGACAACCTGCTCAGCGCCCCGGCGGGACAGGACATGCCCGTCGCCCGCCCCCGCTCGGTCCTCACCGGGGAGCCCACCGCCATCACCTGGGGCGCGAACTGGGAGGACGGTCTGGGAGGCGCGCCCGAGCACGCCGGCGCCGACCCGAACCTCTCCGGCGAGTGGGCCGAGAAGGTGAGGTTCGAGTTCGAGCAGACCTTCCTCTTCCACCTGCCCCGCCTGTGCGAGCACTGCCTCAACCCGGCCTGCGTCTCCGCCTGCCCGTCCGGCGCGATGTACAAGCGGGTCGAGGACGGCATCGTCCTGGTCGACCAGGACCGGTGCCGCGGCTGGCGGATGTGCGTGACGGCCTGCCCGTACAAGAAGGTGTACGTCAACCACGCCACCGGCAAGGCGGAGAAGTGCACCTTCTGCTTCCCGCGCGTCGAGGCCGGGCAGCCCACCGTGTGCTCCGAGACCTGCGTCGGGCGGCTGCGCTACCTGGGGCTGCTCCTCTACGACGCCGACCGGGTCGGCGAGGCCGCCGCCACCCCGGACGAGCGGGACCTCCTCGACGCCCAGCGCGGCGTCTTCCTCGACCCGGAGGACCCCGGGGTGCGGGCGGCGGCGCGGGAGTCGGGCGTCCCGGAGGACTGGCTGGAGGCGGCCCGCCGCTCCCCGGTCTACGACCTGGCGGTGCGGTACGGGGTGGCGCTGCCGCTGCACCCGGAGTACCGGACGCTGCCCATGGTCTGGTACGTGCCGCCGCTCTCCCCCGTCCTCGACGCCGTCGGCGCGGCGGGCGGCGACCAGGACGACCCCGACCACGTCTTCGCCGCCGTCACCCGGCTGCGCATCCCGCTGGAGTACCTGGCGGAGCTGTTCGCCGCGGGCGACACCGACGTGGTCGGCGGGGTGCTGATGAAGCTGACCGCGCTGCGCTCGTACATGCGCGAGCGCTCCCTGGGCGGGGACGGCGACGAGACGGCGCTGCGGGCCGTGGGCCTCACCGCCGGCGAGGCGCGGGACCTGCACCGGCTCCTCGCCGTCGCCAAGTACGCCGACCGGTACGTCGTCCCCGCCGCGCACAAGGAGGACGCCGCCGCCCTGGACGCGGTGGAGAACCGCTGCCCGGTCGGGTCGCCCCCCTCCCCCGCCGGGCCCCGCGGGGTCGCGCTCGGCATGCCCACCGTGCGCCGCCGTGCGCCCGAGACCCCCGCCGGAGGCCGTCCGTGA